One window of the Lysobacter sp. S4-A87 genome contains the following:
- the fmt gene encoding methionyl-tRNA formyltransferase, giving the protein MRIVFAGTPDFAVPCLRAAAQRNEVVAVYTQPDRPAGRGRGLTPSPVKREALLRGIEVFQPENFKSAVSKDALRALKPDLMVVVAYGLILPQSVLDIPTYGCWNVHASLLPRWRGAAPIQRAIEAGDRESGVCLMQMEKGLDTGPVLLSQSLQIGEQETGGQLHDRLSALGAQVLADGLGLLRADIRPLPQPQPEEGVTYAHKLDKAEARLDWSRPATVLANKVRAFNPWPMAEAVVAGERLRLHGAVALDEVHGAEPGSLLRAGRDGLDVACATGVLRIRVLQRDGGKAITAADYLNGRPDLR; this is encoded by the coding sequence ATGAGAATCGTCTTCGCCGGCACCCCCGACTTCGCCGTGCCGTGCCTGCGCGCAGCCGCGCAGCGCAATGAGGTCGTCGCCGTCTACACCCAGCCCGATCGTCCCGCCGGGCGCGGGCGCGGCCTGACCCCGTCACCGGTCAAGCGCGAGGCGCTGCTGCGTGGCATCGAGGTGTTCCAGCCGGAGAACTTCAAGTCGGCCGTTTCCAAGGACGCGCTGCGCGCGCTGAAACCGGACCTGATGGTAGTGGTGGCCTACGGCCTGATCCTGCCGCAGTCGGTGCTCGACATTCCCACCTACGGTTGCTGGAACGTGCACGCCTCGCTGCTGCCGCGCTGGCGCGGCGCCGCGCCCATCCAGCGCGCGATCGAGGCGGGCGACCGCGAGTCGGGCGTGTGCCTGATGCAGATGGAGAAGGGCCTGGACACCGGTCCGGTGCTGCTCTCGCAATCGCTGCAGATCGGCGAACAGGAAACCGGCGGCCAGCTGCACGACCGCCTGTCCGCGCTCGGCGCGCAGGTGCTCGCCGACGGCCTGGGACTGCTGCGCGCCGACATCCGTCCGCTGCCGCAGCCGCAGCCCGAAGAAGGCGTCACCTACGCGCACAAGCTCGACAAGGCCGAGGCGCGCCTGGACTGGTCGCGGCCGGCGACGGTGCTGGCCAACAAGGTGCGCGCGTTCAACCCCTGGCCGATGGCCGAGGCGGTCGTGGCCGGCGAGCGCCTGCGCCTGCACGGCGCGGTCGCCCTCGACGAAGTCCACGGCGCCGAGCCGGGGTCGCTGCTTCGCGCCGGCCGCGATGGCCTCGATGTCGCCTGCGCAACGGGCGTGCTGCGCATCCGCGTGCTGCAGCGTGACGGCGGCAAGGCAATCACGGCCGCCGATTACCTCAACGGTCGTCCGGACCTGCGCTGA
- the rsmB gene encoding 16S rRNA (cytosine(967)-C(5))-methyltransferase RsmB — translation MPRPDSSPITNSGAASRAAAARVLDAVLHHGRSLKAELALALPRIADPRDRALVEAICFAVLRQPARFESALLAWVPRPLPKRDSELKALLFVGFAQLDPLGLPAHAAVAATVEAARTLGRRHQAGLVNALLRRAQREGLPAGEPHAHWPKWLREQINRDWPDDAMAILDASAAEPPMWLRVNRRQQSRDDYRARLHEAGIEAQVDDRLPDALRLDTPAAVAVLPGFADGAVSVQDASAQLVAEALAPPPAGRVLDACAAPGGKAAHLLERDAALRLVALDIDAQRLDRMRSGFTRLRLGDRMQLLAADAADTAAWWDGVAFDAVLLDAPCSATGIVRRQPDVLQHRRASDLTALVATQSRLLDALWATVAPGGVLLYATCSILKAENEAQVDAFLARTPDAVAEPLDERFGRVSGAGRQRLPGELDCDGFFYARMRRKG, via the coding sequence ATGCCACGTCCTGACTCCTCCCCCATCACCAACAGCGGCGCCGCCTCACGCGCTGCCGCGGCGCGTGTGCTCGATGCGGTGCTGCATCACGGCCGTTCGCTGAAGGCTGAGCTTGCGCTGGCATTGCCGCGCATCGCCGATCCGCGTGACCGCGCGCTGGTGGAAGCCATCTGCTTCGCGGTGCTGCGCCAGCCAGCGCGATTCGAGTCGGCGTTGCTGGCATGGGTGCCGCGACCGTTGCCCAAGCGCGACAGCGAACTCAAGGCGCTGCTGTTCGTCGGTTTCGCCCAGCTCGACCCGCTCGGCCTGCCGGCGCATGCCGCGGTGGCGGCGACGGTCGAGGCCGCGCGCACGCTCGGCCGACGCCACCAGGCCGGCCTGGTCAACGCACTGCTGCGCCGTGCCCAGCGCGAAGGCCTGCCGGCCGGCGAGCCGCACGCACACTGGCCGAAGTGGCTGCGCGAGCAGATCAATCGCGACTGGCCGGACGATGCAATGGCGATCCTCGACGCCAGCGCCGCCGAGCCGCCGATGTGGCTGCGCGTGAACCGTCGCCAGCAATCGCGTGACGACTATCGCGCCCGCCTGCACGAGGCCGGGATCGAAGCGCAGGTGGACGATCGCCTCCCCGATGCACTTCGCCTGGACACGCCGGCCGCGGTCGCCGTGTTGCCTGGCTTTGCCGATGGTGCAGTGTCCGTGCAGGACGCATCGGCGCAGCTGGTCGCCGAGGCGCTCGCACCGCCTCCCGCCGGCCGCGTCCTCGACGCCTGCGCCGCCCCCGGTGGCAAGGCCGCGCACCTGCTCGAGCGGGATGCCGCATTGCGCCTGGTCGCGCTGGACATCGATGCGCAGCGGCTCGACCGCATGCGTTCGGGCTTCACCCGCCTGCGCTTGGGCGATCGCATGCAACTGCTCGCCGCCGACGCCGCCGACACCGCGGCCTGGTGGGACGGCGTGGCATTCGATGCAGTGCTGCTGGACGCGCCGTGCTCGGCGACGGGCATCGTCCGTCGCCAGCCCGACGTGCTGCAGCACCGTCGTGCATCGGACCTGACCGCGCTGGTGGCGACGCAGTCGCGCCTGCTCGACGCGCTGTGGGCCACGGTCGCTCCCGGTGGCGTGCTGCTCTACGCGACGTGCTCGATCCTCAAGGCCGAGAACGAAGCGCAGGTCGATGCCTTTCTGGCGCGCACGCCCGATGCAGTCGCCGAACCGCTCGACGAGCGTTTCGGCCGGGTCAGCGGCGCCGGCCGCCAGCGCCTGCCCGGTGAGCTGGACTGCGATGGGTTCTTCTACGCGCGGATGCGCCGGAAGGGCTGA
- a CDS encoding glycosyltransferase family 39 protein has product MLKPIASRPTWRNDTTLFWIIALLVLGAGLGLRDPWPADEPRFTLVARHMVESGDWLFPHRGSELYSDKPPLFMWLQAIAYTVFGNWRIAFLLPSLLAALGTLWCVVDLGRRLWTRRVGIYAGYALLFALQFTWQAKKAQIDPLVVFWITLANYGLLRHVLQVARNQGPNWPMWMLGWAAAALGTISKGVGFIALLMLIPAGIASLRGWDVKVHAGRAKFWLGPLAFVLAACVWLVPMLIAALGNAGPEYRAYIDDILIRQTAKRYGASWDHGQPVWYFLEVMATMWLPTVLVLPWALPAWWRRLRRRDPRYLLPLAWVLLVLVFFTLPNGKRDMYILPALPMLALALGPLLPGLLRRKGVRRLAYGFTAVLAVGLLVGGLAMLLGDPGFERRFVAERSLEDVSTALAASIAALGFFCVGCLLWFGRARPVAAMLATLSGLWVCFGMALAPLLNDSSSARGLMTEVGRRIGPQAELGLVAWREQNLLMADRRVAEFGFKVDFDEQMQRGLAWQRQAPGTRWLLVQDVALAACIETGKAQHLGHANRRGWTLVPGAAAANCR; this is encoded by the coding sequence ATGCTCAAGCCGATCGCCTCGCGCCCGACCTGGCGCAACGACACCACGCTGTTCTGGATCATCGCCCTGCTCGTGCTCGGCGCCGGCCTCGGCCTTCGCGACCCGTGGCCCGCGGATGAGCCCCGCTTCACCCTGGTCGCCCGGCACATGGTCGAAAGCGGCGACTGGCTGTTCCCGCATCGCGGCAGCGAGTTGTATTCGGACAAGCCGCCGTTGTTCATGTGGTTGCAGGCGATCGCATACACCGTGTTCGGCAACTGGCGCATCGCCTTCCTGCTGCCGTCGCTGCTCGCGGCGCTGGGTACGCTGTGGTGCGTGGTCGACCTGGGTCGTCGCCTGTGGACGCGACGCGTCGGCATCTACGCCGGCTACGCGTTGCTGTTCGCACTGCAGTTCACCTGGCAGGCGAAGAAGGCGCAGATCGATCCGCTGGTGGTGTTCTGGATCACGCTGGCCAACTACGGCCTGCTGCGGCACGTGCTGCAGGTTGCCCGCAACCAGGGGCCGAACTGGCCGATGTGGATGCTCGGCTGGGCCGCGGCGGCGCTGGGCACGATCAGCAAGGGCGTGGGCTTCATCGCGCTGCTGATGCTGATCCCCGCCGGCATCGCCTCGCTGCGCGGCTGGGACGTGAAGGTGCATGCCGGTCGCGCGAAGTTCTGGCTCGGTCCGCTCGCTTTCGTGCTGGCCGCGTGCGTGTGGCTGGTGCCGATGCTGATCGCCGCGCTGGGCAACGCCGGTCCTGAGTACCGCGCCTACATCGACGACATCCTGATCCGCCAGACCGCCAAGCGTTACGGCGCGTCATGGGACCACGGCCAGCCCGTGTGGTACTTCCTGGAAGTGATGGCGACCATGTGGTTGCCGACAGTGCTGGTGCTGCCGTGGGCGCTGCCCGCCTGGTGGCGGCGCCTGCGCCGGCGTGATCCGCGCTACCTGTTGCCGCTGGCGTGGGTGCTGCTGGTGCTGGTGTTCTTCACCCTGCCCAACGGCAAGCGCGACATGTACATCCTGCCGGCCCTGCCGATGCTGGCGCTGGCACTGGGTCCGCTGCTGCCGGGCCTGCTGCGCCGCAAGGGCGTGCGCCGGCTGGCCTATGGATTCACTGCAGTCCTGGCCGTCGGCCTGCTGGTTGGCGGGCTGGCGATGCTGCTGGGCGATCCCGGGTTCGAGCGTCGCTTCGTGGCCGAACGTTCGCTGGAAGACGTGTCGACGGCGCTGGCGGCCAGCATCGCGGCACTGGGATTCTTCTGTGTCGGCTGCCTGCTGTGGTTCGGTCGCGCGCGTCCGGTCGCCGCCATGCTGGCGACGCTGAGCGGTCTGTGGGTGTGCTTCGGCATGGCCCTGGCGCCCCTGCTCAACGACTCCTCGTCGGCGCGCGGGCTGATGACCGAAGTCGGTCGTCGCATTGGTCCGCAGGCGGAACTGGGCCTGGTTGCCTGGCGCGAACAGAATCTGTTGATGGCAGACCGGCGTGTCGCCGAGTTCGGCTTCAAGGTCGACTTCGACGAGCAGATGCAGCGTGGTCTGGCCTGGCAGCGACAGGCGCCTGGGACGCGATGGCTGCTGGTGCAGGACGTGGCGCTGGCCGCGTGCATCGAAACGGGCAAGGCGCAGCACCTGGGTCACGCCAACCGGCGCGGATGGACGCTGGTGCCGGGCGCCGCCGCGGCCAATTGCCGGTAA
- a CDS encoding glycosyltransferase family 2 protein, with translation MNADVTMQASPTRASVVITTYNWPQALELALEALARQHTLPHEVVVADDGSRDDTRAMLERVARAFPVPLRHSWIEDRGFRVSLARNRAIAATSGDYVLLLDGDMLPHPMFVADHLHAAERGTFVQGMRVLTDEEGRDRLLRREVSELGFFDRGLTRRRHTLRIPPLAALSLRTTRGQSGSAIKTCNQGWWRDDLVMLNGFDERFEGWGREDKDLAVRAFHAGLERRSLRFAGLATHLYHPERHEEGASPNDALLAETRASGRVRSPLGLDAHIADFAANPLPDLRQTP, from the coding sequence ATGAACGCCGACGTCACGATGCAAGCCAGCCCGACGCGCGCCAGCGTCGTCATCACCACCTACAACTGGCCACAGGCGCTGGAGCTGGCGCTGGAAGCACTGGCGCGCCAACACACGTTGCCGCACGAGGTCGTGGTCGCCGACGACGGTTCGCGTGACGACACCCGCGCGATGCTCGAGCGCGTCGCGCGCGCCTTCCCGGTACCGTTGCGGCACAGCTGGATCGAAGACCGCGGGTTCCGCGTCTCGCTTGCCCGCAACCGCGCGATCGCTGCGACCAGTGGCGACTACGTGCTGCTGCTCGACGGCGACATGCTGCCGCACCCGATGTTCGTTGCCGACCATCTGCACGCCGCCGAGCGCGGTACCTTCGTCCAGGGCATGCGCGTGCTGACCGACGAGGAAGGCCGCGACCGGCTGCTCAGGCGCGAGGTGTCCGAACTGGGCTTCTTCGACCGCGGCCTGACCCGTCGTCGCCACACGCTGCGGATCCCGCCACTGGCGGCGCTGTCGCTGCGCACCACGCGCGGCCAGAGCGGCAGCGCGATCAAGACCTGCAACCAGGGCTGGTGGCGCGACGACCTGGTGATGCTCAACGGTTTCGATGAGCGTTTCGAGGGCTGGGGTCGCGAGGACAAGGACCTGGCCGTGCGTGCGTTCCATGCCGGGCTGGAGCGCCGATCGCTGCGCTTCGCAGGGCTGGCCACGCACCTGTACCACCCCGAGCGGCACGAGGAAGGCGCCAGCCCGAACGACGCCCTGCTCGCCGAAACCCGCGCCAGCGGCCGCGTGCGCAGCCCGCTCGGACTGGACGCGCATATCGCCGACTTCGCAGCCAACCCCCTCCCCGACCTGCGCCAAACCCCGTAG
- a CDS encoding glycosyltransferase family 2 protein yields the protein MSARPLSACPLSGCIITFNEADRIGDCIASLAFCDEVVVVDSNSTDATAQIARDLGARVIQRPFEGFRSQKQFAIDQAAHDWVLCLDADERVSDALRTSIEAERAGAFGDAAGFRFARLSEYFGKFLRHGNAYPDRVLRLFDRRRGGWRGTREVHEAASVDGPVRTIGGDLIHYPYRSLEQQLLKTQRYARMMAEHDFARGKRATLTGLVLSPAWRFWRGYLLRGGFRDGWHGLVYAYVRANYVRQKTIMLWMLQNGQRVSGPDR from the coding sequence ATGTCAGCACGGCCGCTGTCAGCGTGCCCGCTCTCAGGCTGCATTATCACGTTCAACGAGGCCGACCGCATCGGCGACTGCATTGCCTCCCTGGCGTTCTGCGACGAGGTCGTCGTGGTCGACTCGAACTCCACCGATGCCACCGCGCAGATTGCCCGCGACCTCGGCGCACGCGTGATCCAGCGACCGTTCGAGGGGTTCCGCAGCCAGAAGCAGTTCGCCATCGACCAGGCCGCGCACGACTGGGTGCTGTGCCTGGATGCCGACGAGCGCGTCAGCGACGCCCTGCGCACCTCGATCGAGGCCGAACGCGCCGGCGCCTTCGGTGACGCCGCCGGCTTTCGCTTCGCTCGCCTGAGTGAGTACTTCGGCAAGTTCCTGCGCCATGGCAACGCCTACCCCGACCGGGTCCTGCGGCTGTTCGACCGCCGCCGTGGCGGCTGGCGCGGCACGCGCGAGGTGCACGAGGCCGCCAGCGTCGATGGCCCGGTGCGGACCATTGGCGGTGACCTGATCCACTACCCCTACCGCTCGCTCGAGCAACAACTGCTCAAGACCCAGCGCTACGCGCGGATGATGGCCGAGCACGATTTCGCCCGCGGCAAGCGGGCGACACTGACCGGCCTGGTGCTGTCGCCGGCGTGGCGGTTCTGGCGCGGCTACCTGCTGCGTGGCGGCTTCCGCGACGGCTGGCACGGCCTGGTCTACGCCTACGTCCGCGCCAACTACGTGCGACAGAAGACGATCATGCTGTGGATGCTGCAGAACGGGCAGCGCGTGAGCGGACCGGACCGATGA
- a CDS encoding CDP-glycerol glycerophosphotransferase family protein, whose amino-acid sequence MMADYLLFASERYALPILQPLAQALQAAGHGVHAWFVDGAAGAELPAPVRMIGLHEAVALKPRAVFSAANWVPPFVSGAKVQLFHGFNVEKRSDERGHFRVRGLFDLYCTQGPATTAPFQALAAQAGHFAVVETGWPKLDPLFRDDEGASAALRAPAGSRPVVMFASTFTERLSAAPRLFDAIAAEVARGDRYWLLTLHPKCPPELFARYRSLAGANAAFFETEQLVAAQRAADVLLADTTSVVSEFVVQRKPVVTFRNRAPKPHMIEFGDPALLPQMLDRAFAPEPALIAALSAYADSIHPYRDGRSSERVMAATEALLDGGLGALRRKPLSSLWRALQIRRELNYWRP is encoded by the coding sequence TTGATGGCCGATTACCTGTTGTTCGCGAGCGAACGCTATGCGCTGCCCATCCTGCAACCGCTGGCGCAGGCGCTGCAAGCAGCGGGGCACGGCGTCCACGCCTGGTTCGTCGATGGCGCCGCCGGCGCCGAACTGCCGGCGCCGGTGCGAATGATAGGCCTGCACGAGGCGGTCGCGCTGAAACCGCGTGCGGTGTTCAGCGCCGCCAACTGGGTGCCGCCGTTCGTTTCCGGCGCCAAGGTGCAGCTGTTCCATGGCTTCAATGTCGAGAAGCGCTCCGACGAGCGCGGCCATTTCCGCGTGCGTGGGCTGTTCGATCTGTACTGCACGCAGGGCCCGGCGACGACCGCACCGTTCCAGGCGCTGGCCGCGCAGGCCGGGCACTTCGCCGTGGTCGAGACCGGCTGGCCCAAGCTCGACCCGCTGTTCCGCGATGACGAGGGTGCCTCGGCAGCGCTGCGCGCGCCGGCCGGTTCGCGGCCGGTGGTGATGTTCGCATCCACCTTCACCGAGCGTTTGAGCGCCGCGCCGCGCCTGTTCGACGCGATCGCCGCGGAGGTGGCCAGGGGCGACCGCTACTGGCTGCTGACCCTGCATCCCAAGTGCCCGCCGGAACTGTTCGCGCGATATCGCTCGCTGGCCGGTGCCAACGCGGCGTTCTTCGAAACCGAACAGCTGGTCGCCGCGCAGCGCGCCGCCGATGTGCTGCTGGCCGACACGACCTCGGTGGTGTCGGAGTTCGTCGTGCAGCGCAAGCCGGTGGTGACGTTCCGCAATCGAGCGCCAAAGCCGCACATGATCGAGTTCGGCGATCCGGCGCTGCTGCCGCAGATGCTCGACCGAGCGTTCGCGCCGGAACCGGCACTGATCGCTGCGCTGTCGGCCTACGCCGATTCGATCCATCCCTACCGCGACGGCCGTTCCTCCGAACGCGTGATGGCCGCCACCGAGGCGCTGCTCGACGGCGGGTTGGGCGCGCTGCGGCGCAAGCCGCTGTCGTCGCTGTGGCGCGCGCTGCAGATCCGTCGCGAGCTGAACTACTGGCGGCCCTGA
- a CDS encoding PH domain-containing protein, which yields MNGPVTATEPERRLHPMSWLFVLLQQLKQFIVPLAVLLFFGRGDRNELWPLIGVAVLVVTSLWQYFTYRYGVAGDHLVVRSGLLERSLRVIPFARIHNVALQQSLLHRVFGVAEVRLESAGGAKPEAQMRVLKLDDALALEALVRRRGAAADVVVEEPAADILLTLPPAEVLRLGIVSNRGMLVVGAAFAGSAQFSPKLIPNLFEAVGTRMFGYAGEHGFGPAEYAAAGLAVFAVLVGALRLLSMLLALLQYFGFTLSEQDRRLTVERGLLARWRTSASRRRIQAWTLREGVLHRWLKRRSLEVDTAVAEDGRQQRALRELAPIATPGACDALIEHLLPRATWSQLAWQPLPASSWWRLFLPSLPWVLIVTVVLCARFGAWGLLALLWLPWSAFKARRRAQRAAYAVGEEVIAVREGWWTRHWRFAEIDKLQALQLTRSPIDRRCGTATLWLDTSGAGAMAPPLRVRFLPEADARALYERLASELARRPLRW from the coding sequence ATGAACGGACCCGTGACAGCAACAGAACCCGAGCGTCGCCTGCATCCGATGTCATGGCTGTTCGTGCTGCTGCAGCAGCTCAAGCAGTTCATCGTGCCATTGGCGGTACTGCTGTTCTTCGGTCGCGGCGACCGCAACGAACTGTGGCCGCTGATCGGTGTCGCCGTGCTGGTGGTGACCTCGCTGTGGCAGTACTTCACCTACCGCTACGGTGTCGCCGGCGATCACCTGGTGGTGCGCAGCGGATTGCTCGAGCGCAGCCTGCGCGTGATCCCGTTCGCGCGCATCCACAACGTCGCCCTGCAGCAGTCGCTGCTGCACCGGGTTTTCGGCGTGGCCGAAGTGCGCCTGGAGTCGGCCGGTGGCGCCAAGCCCGAGGCACAGATGCGCGTGCTCAAGCTCGACGATGCGCTGGCGCTGGAAGCGCTGGTGCGCCGTCGCGGCGCCGCCGCCGATGTGGTCGTCGAAGAGCCCGCTGCCGACATCCTGCTGACCCTGCCGCCCGCCGAAGTGCTGCGCCTTGGCATCGTCTCCAATCGCGGAATGCTGGTCGTCGGCGCCGCATTCGCCGGCTCGGCACAGTTCAGCCCGAAGCTGATCCCGAACCTGTTCGAAGCGGTGGGCACGCGCATGTTCGGCTATGCCGGCGAGCACGGTTTTGGTCCGGCCGAATATGCCGCCGCCGGCCTGGCGGTGTTCGCCGTGCTGGTGGGCGCGCTGCGGCTGCTGTCGATGCTGCTGGCGTTGCTGCAGTACTTTGGCTTCACGCTGAGCGAGCAGGATCGCCGCCTCACGGTCGAACGCGGCCTGCTGGCGCGCTGGCGCACCAGCGCATCGCGCCGCCGCATCCAGGCCTGGACCCTGCGCGAAGGCGTGCTGCACCGCTGGCTCAAGCGGCGCAGTCTCGAGGTCGACACCGCCGTGGCCGAGGACGGCCGCCAGCAGCGCGCATTGCGCGAGCTGGCGCCGATCGCCACGCCGGGCGCGTGCGATGCGCTGATCGAGCACCTGCTGCCGCGCGCGACCTGGTCGCAGCTGGCGTGGCAGCCACTGCCGGCGTCGAGCTGGTGGCGGCTGTTCCTGCCCTCGCTGCCGTGGGTGCTGATCGTGACGGTCGTGCTGTGCGCGCGGTTCGGCGCATGGGGCCTGCTGGCGCTGCTGTGGTTGCCGTGGTCGGCCTTCAAGGCGCGCCGGCGTGCGCAGCGGGCCGCCTACGCGGTTGGCGAGGAAGTGATCGCGGTACGCGAAGGCTGGTGGACCCGCCACTGGCGCTTCGCCGAGATCGACAAGCTGCAGGCGCTGCAGCTGACTCGTTCACCGATCGACCGCCGTTGCGGCACCGCCACGCTGTGGCTCGACACCAGCGGCGCCGGCGCGATGGCACCGCCGCTGCGCGTGCGCTTCCTGCCCGAGGCCGACGCGCGGGCGCTGTACGAGCGTCTGGCGAGCGAACTGGCCAGGCGCCCGCTGCGCTGGTGA
- a CDS encoding PH domain-containing protein, with translation MLTPDSPHATPATGVDSAAEWQPLPVRARTLFLLGTAPLAIPFAFAGFIFTRVFELPALLAPLGLVVGLALGIWLGLKQYRYTFWRLDEDGLAIRRGRMWQRETRVPATRVQHLDLKRGPLQRRRNLATLVVHTAGTRHSSVAVPHLDADDAERLRDRLGRQIDHDDDR, from the coding sequence ATGCTCACGCCCGATTCGCCGCACGCCACGCCAGCCACTGGCGTCGATTCCGCCGCCGAATGGCAGCCGCTGCCCGTCCGCGCCCGCACACTGTTCCTGCTGGGAACGGCGCCGCTGGCGATCCCGTTCGCCTTCGCCGGGTTCATCTTCACCCGGGTCTTCGAACTGCCCGCGCTGCTCGCACCGCTGGGCCTGGTCGTGGGCCTGGCGCTGGGCATCTGGCTGGGACTGAAGCAGTACCGCTACACCTTCTGGCGCCTCGACGAGGACGGCCTGGCGATCCGTCGCGGCCGCATGTGGCAGCGCGAGACGCGGGTGCCGGCCACGCGCGTGCAGCACCTCGACCTCAAGCGCGGCCCGCTGCAGCGCCGGCGCAACCTGGCGACGCTGGTCGTGCACACCGCCGGCACCCGGCACAGCTCGGTGGCGGTTCCGCACCTGGACGCCGACGATGCCGAACGCCTGCGCGATCGCCTCGGTCGCCAGATCGACCACGATGACGACCGCTGA
- a CDS encoding lauroyl acyltransferase, translating to MTGFAARLLYVSAALLGRLPWSWLMRLGDALAAWWRWRDVRESRVARINLELAYPELLPAQRDELHQAILRTTARQVLETVRLWTRPHDENLGLLREQHGTELMDQAIAAGRGVIIAAPHHGNWELLNQWLAWRTPLAILYRPPESAVVEAFLNLVRADSGHAGSGHAGSGHDGGDDGERVTQVRAEGPAIRQLFKRLNDGGVVGILPDQQPKAGDGEFAPFFGMQALTMTLLGRLASRTGATVLFAWCERVDTHTGHPGFALHIEAAPAAVSDPDPKVAVAALNAAVEHIARRDPAQYQWTYKRYTLRPPGSGEENPYWNR from the coding sequence ATGACCGGCTTTGCCGCCCGCCTGCTGTACGTCTCCGCGGCCCTGCTGGGCCGCCTTCCCTGGTCGTGGCTGATGCGTCTGGGCGATGCGCTGGCGGCGTGGTGGCGCTGGCGCGACGTCCGCGAAAGCCGCGTGGCGCGGATCAACCTGGAGCTGGCCTACCCGGAGCTGCTGCCGGCGCAACGCGATGAGCTGCACCAGGCCATCCTGCGCACCACCGCGCGCCAGGTGCTGGAAACCGTGCGCCTGTGGACCCGTCCTCACGATGAGAACCTGGGCCTGCTGCGCGAACAGCACGGGACGGAGCTGATGGACCAGGCGATCGCCGCCGGCCGCGGCGTGATTATTGCCGCGCCCCACCATGGCAACTGGGAACTGCTCAACCAGTGGCTGGCCTGGCGCACGCCGCTGGCGATCCTGTACCGGCCGCCGGAGTCGGCGGTGGTCGAGGCATTCCTCAACCTGGTCCGCGCGGATTCCGGGCACGCTGGTTCCGGGCACGCTGGTTCCGGGCACGACGGTGGCGACGACGGCGAGCGCGTCACCCAGGTCCGCGCCGAAGGGCCGGCGATCCGGCAGCTGTTCAAGCGCCTCAACGATGGCGGCGTGGTCGGCATCCTGCCCGACCAGCAACCCAAGGCCGGCGATGGCGAGTTCGCGCCGTTCTTCGGCATGCAGGCGCTGACGATGACCCTGCTCGGGCGACTGGCCTCGCGCACCGGCGCGACCGTGCTGTTCGCCTGGTGCGAGCGCGTGGACACCCATACCGGCCACCCCGGCTTCGCCCTGCACATCGAGGCCGCGCCGGCCGCGGTCTCCGACCCGGATCCGAAGGTGGCCGTGGCCGCGCTCAATGCCGCGGTCGAACACATTGCCCGGCGCGACCCGGCGCAATACCAGTGGACCTACAAACGCTATACGCTGCGACCGCCGGGTTCTGGGGAAGAGAACCCGTACTGGAACCGCTGA
- the dtd gene encoding D-aminoacyl-tRNA deacylase, giving the protein MLALIQRVTEATVRVEGETVGAIGPGLLALVGVEPGDGEAQAQRMAERLLGYRVFADEAGRMNLGLADTGGGLLLVSQFTLAADTRSGMRPGFSTAAAPGLAEPLFSRLVGICREKHTGGLETGRFGAHMVISLVNDGPVTFLLRS; this is encoded by the coding sequence ATGCTGGCCCTGATCCAACGCGTGACCGAGGCGACAGTCCGGGTCGAAGGCGAAACTGTCGGCGCCATCGGCCCCGGCCTGCTGGCCCTGGTCGGGGTCGAGCCGGGCGACGGCGAAGCCCAGGCGCAGCGGATGGCCGAACGGCTGCTCGGATACCGTGTATTTGCGGACGAGGCCGGCCGAATGAATCTCGGCCTGGCGGACACCGGCGGCGGGTTGCTGCTGGTCAGCCAGTTCACCCTGGCGGCCGATACCCGCAGCGGGATGCGTCCGGGCTTCAGTACCGCCGCCGCGCCCGGGCTGGCTGAACCTTTGTTCAGCAGGCTGGTCGGAATATGCAGGGAAAAACACACAGGGGGGCTGGAAACGGGGCGCTTCGGTGCCCATATGGTGATCAGCCTGGTCAACGACGGCCCGGTCACCTTCCTTCTCCGTTCCTGA